From the Theobroma cacao cultivar B97-61/B2 chromosome 2, Criollo_cocoa_genome_V2, whole genome shotgun sequence genome, one window contains:
- the LOC18610389 gene encoding beta-1,3-galactosyltransferase GALT1, which produces MKADTLHLKRMKKWYGGALVASLFMLLVLRYGVIKNAVEESYLTNPFSSNGTNPLEWVRFTGPPAVQNPETASQVISIDTIAFSLFAQRNLSKGEQESLLTWDLLKHLINHSQALPNGVEAIKEAGSAWNSLMALMEVEKLGYADDNSTRKTKEKQCPHFLNKVNATESDKSHYKLRVPCGLTQGSSITIIGIPNGLLGNFRIDLTGEALPGEPDPPIILHYNVRLHGDKVTEDPVIVQNTWTIAHDWGEEERCPPPTPDKNKKVDELDQCNKLVGKDNNRTVSMHSHGSRRSSMGLQGVKSRRYFPFKQGSLFVATLRVGSEGIQMTVDGKHVTSFAYRETLEPWLVSEVRIFGDIKLISVLASGLPTSEDSDHTVDLEELKSVPLSRQRPVELFIGVFSTANNFKRRMAVRRTWMQYPEVRSGTVAVRFFVGLHKNQIVNEELWNEAQTYGDIQLMPFVDYYSLITWKTLAICTFGTEVVSAKFVMKTDDDAFVRVDEVLASLSRINVTRGLLYGLINSDSQPHRSTESKWFISPEEWSEDKYPPWAHGPGYVVSHDIAEAVYKRFNEGRLKMFKLEDVAMGIWIANIKKEGLEVKYEKEERIFNEGCKDGYVIAHYQGPREMMCLWQKLQETKRARCCGDS; this is translated from the exons ATGAAGGCTGACACTCTCCATCTGAAAAG AATGAAGAAATGGTACGGTGGTGCTTTAGTTGCATCCTTATTTATGTTGCTGGTCCTGAGATATGGTGTCATAAAAAATGCTGTTGAAGAAAGCTACTTGACAAATCCCTTCTCCTCCAATGGAACCAATCCACTTGAATGGGTGCGTTTTACAGGTCCGCCTGCAGTTCAAAATCCAGAGACTGCTTCTCAAGTGATTTCCATTGATACCATAGCCTTCAGTCTGTTTGCTCAAAGGAACCTCTCCAAGGGAGAGCAAGAATCTTTGCTCACCTGGGATTTGTTGAAGCACTTAATTAACCATTCTCAAGCTTTGCCAAATGGAGTAGAGGCTATCAAGGAAGCTGGAAGTGCATGGAATAGCCTGATGGCTTTGATGGAAGTGGAAAAACTTGGTTATGCTGATGATAAttcaactaggaaaacaaaagagaagcaGTGTCCCCATTTTCTTAATAAAGTGAATGCAACAGAATCAGATAAAAGTCATTATAAATTGAGAGTTCCATGTGGCCTCACTCAAGGTTCTTCCATTACAATCATTGGTATTCCAAACGGTCTTCTTGGTAATTTTCGCATTGACTTAACAGGGGAAGCACTTCCAGGGGAGCCTGATCCACCAATAATTTTGCATTACAATGTTAGGCTCCATGGTGATAAGGTAACTGAGGACCCTGTAATTGTCCAAAACACTTGGACAATAGCTCACGATTGGGGTGAAGAGGAGCGTTGTCCACCACCTACTCCtgacaagaataaaaaag TGGATGAGTTGGACCAGTGTAACAAGTTGGTGGGTAAAGATAATAACAGGACAGTTAGCATGCATTCCCATGGTTCAAGGAGGTCCTCAATGGGGCTGCAAGGGGTTAAATCTAGAagatattttccttttaagcAAGGTTCACTTTTCGTTGCAACTCTTAGAGTAGGATCAGAAGGAATACAGATGACAGTTGATGGAAAGCACGTGACATCCTTTGCTTATCGAGAA ACATTGGAGCCATGGCTTGTTAGTGAGGTTCGAATTTTTGGAgacataaaattaatttctgtCCTGGCTAGTGGTTTACCCACTTCAGAGGATTCAGATCATACAGTTGATCTAGAAGAACTTAAATCAGTTCCTCTCTCCCGTCAAAGACCAGTGGAGCTCTTTATTGGTGTTTTCTCTACCGCAAACAATTTTAAACGAAGAATGGCTGTGAGAAGAACATGGATGCAGTATCCTGAAGTTCGATCTGGGACAGTTGCAGTGCGCTTTTTTGTTGGTTTG CATAAAAACCAAATAGTGAATGAGGAACTCTGGAATGAGGCACAGACATATGGAGACATACAGCTGATGCCTTTTGTTGATTACTACAGCCTGATCACCTGGAAAACTTTGGCCATTTGCACCTTTGGG ACAGAAGTTGTTTCCGCAAAGTTTGTCATGAAAACAGATGATGATGCATTTGTTCGTGTGGATGAAGTGCTTGCTTCGTTAAGCAGGATAAATGTGACTCGTGGATTGCTTTATGGACTCATTAACTCAGATTCCCAGCCTCATCGCAGTACAGAAAGCAAGTGGTTTATTAGCCCTGAG GAATGGTCTGAAGATAAGTACCCACCTTGGGCACATGGTCCTGGTTATGTGGTGTCCCACGACATAGCGGAGGCTGTTTATAAGAGGTTCAATGAGGGGCGTTTAAAG ATGTTTAAGCTAGAAGATGTGGCAATGGGTATTTGGATCGCGAACATTAAGAAAGAAGGTTTAGAAGTTAAGTATGAGAAGGAAGAGAGGATCTTTAATGAGGGTTGCAAGGACGGGTATGTTATTGCCCACTATCAAGGTCCAAGAGAGATGATGTGTTTGTGGCAGAAACTCCAGGAGACCAAAAGAGCTAGATGCTGTGGTGATTCATAA
- the LOC18610390 gene encoding ribonuclease 3 has product MKPNSCSIFIKLLVLQYLSVLCVSQDFDFFYFVQQWPGAYCDTKQHSCCYPKTGKPAADFGIHGLWPNYRDGGYPSNCDPNSRFDRSEISDLIGTLEKEWPTLSCPSNDGTKFWTHEWVKHGTCSESELDQREYFQAALKLKQKANLLQALTNAGIKPNDEFYELQDIRDAIKEAVGFTPGIECNTDSSRNSQLYQIYLCVDTSGSDFIKCPLLPSSRCGSSIQFPKF; this is encoded by the exons ATGAAACCCAACTCATGTTCAATCTTTATCAAGCTTTTGGTACTGCAATATCTATCAGTTCTTTGTGTTTCACAAGATTTTGATTTCTTCTACTTCGTTCAGCAA TGGCCTGGAGCTTATTGTGATACGAAACAACATAGTTGTTGCTACCCCAAGACAGGAAAGCCTGCAGCAGATTTTGGCATCCATGGACTTTGGCCTAACTACAGGGACGGTGGCTACCCTTCCAATTGTGATCCCAACAGTCGTTTTGACAGATCTGAG ATTTCAGACCTGATTGGCACCCTGGAAAAGGAATGGCCGACCCTTTCCTGTCCTAGCAACGATGGAACCAAGTTCTGGACGCATGAATGGGTAAAACATGGGACATGCTCAGAGTCTGAGCTTGACCAACGTGAGTACTTCCAAGCAGCTCTCAAATTGAAACAGAAGGCTAACCTCCTCCAAGCCCTGACAAATGCAG GAATCAAACCAAACGATGAATTCTATGAATTGCAGGACATCAGGGATGCTATAAAAGAAGCAGTTGGCTTTACTCCTGGCATAGAATGCAACACTGATTCATCCCGGAACAGCCAGCTTTATCAGATTTACTTGTGTGTGGACACTTCAGGGTCAGATTTCATCAAATGCCCTTTGCTACCAAGTTCTAGATGTGGTTCAAGCATCCAGTTTCCCAAGTTTTAG
- the LOC18610391 gene encoding ribonuclease 1, with translation MKSKCSVLINLLVCQYLAVLGVSQDFDFFYFVQQWPGSFCDSDKSSCCYPTTGKPAADFGIHGLWPNYNDGSYPQNCDSNNPFNESEISDLISSMRKNWPSLSCPSSNGESFWTHEWEKHGTCSESVLDQHDYFETTLGLKQQTKLLQSLQSAGINPNGKFYSLADIRDAIKEGTGYTPWIECNKDSSGNSQLYQVYLCVDKSGSNLIECPVFPKGKCGSQIVFPTF, from the exons ATGAAGTCCAAGTGTTCAGTCTTGATCAATCTTTTGGTTTGCCAGTACCTGGCAGTTCTTGGTGTTTCtcaagattttgattttttctactttgttcAACAA TGGCCAGGATCGTTCTGTGACTCAGACAAGAGCAGTTGTTGCTACCCTACAACAGGGAAGCCTGCAGCCGATTTTGGCATTCATGGGCTTTGGCCTAACTACAACGATGGATCATACCCTCAAAATTGTGATTCTAACAATCCCTTCAATGAATCCGAG ATTTCGGACCTCATCAGTAGCATGAGGAAGAATTGGCCATCACTATCTTGTCCTAGCAGCAATGGAGAAAGCTTCTGGACTCATGAATGGGAGAAACATGGTACCTGCTCGGAGTCTGTCCTTGATCAACACGACTACTTCGAAACAACTCTGGGCTTAAAGCAACAAACCAAACTccttcaaagtcttcaaagtGCAG GAATCAATCCAAATGGGAAATTTTACAGCCTGGCGGACATTAGAGATGCTATAAAAGAAGGAACAGGGTATACGCCATGGATAGAGTGCAACAAAGACTCATCAGGGAACAGCCAGCTTTACCAGGTGTATCTGTGCGTGGACAAATCTGGGTCAAACCTCATCGAATGCCCTGTTTTTCCTAAAGGAAAATGTGGGTCACAGATTGTATTTCCCACCTTTTAG
- the LOC18610392 gene encoding pentatricopeptide repeat-containing protein At2g02980, chloroplastic translates to MAAAPTPITSIPPSKPSGKISTIEPINPPQNPLSLLPKCASLREVKQIQAFAIKTHLQNDITFLTKLINFCTKNPTFTSMEYAHKVFDKVSQPDIVLFNTMARGYSRSNTPTQAIPLVSQLLSFGFLPDDYTFPSVLKACSSSKALEEGKQIHCLVIKLGLNHNIYICPSLISMYTECNDLDSARRVFDKMLDPCVISYNAIITGYAKCSRPNEALSLFRELQVKSLKPTDVTMLSVLSCCALLGALDLGKWIHEYVNKHGFDKYIKVSTAIIDMYAKCGSLEDAVCVFENITLRDTPAWSAMIVAFATHGKGYKAIETFEEMRKAGVQPDEITFLGLLYACSHNGLVEEGWGCFSSITNKYGIVPGIKHYGCMVDLLGRTGRIDEAYKFIDELPIKPTPILWRTLLAACSSHGDVELGKRVIERIFELDDSHGGDYVILSNLCARAGRWEDVDFLRKLMKDRGVVKVPGCSSIEVDNVVHEFFSGDGVNTVSTSLHKALDELMKELKMVGYVPDTSLVFHPEMGEEEKEISLRYHSEKLAIAYGLLNTPPGSTIRVVKNLRVCGDCHAAAKLISQIFDRQIILRDVQRFHHFRDGKCSCGDFW, encoded by the coding sequence ATGGCAGCAGCCCCAACTCCGATAACTTCAATTCCTCCTTCAAAACCCAGTGGAAAAATCTCAACGATTGAGCCTATAAACCCACCACAAAACCCTCTTTCTCTTCTACCCAAATGCGCCTCTTTGAGAGAAGTGAAGCAAATCCAAGCCTTTGCAATCAAAACCCATCTCCAAAATGACATCACTTTCCTTACCAAACTCATCAATTTCTGTACCAAGAACCCAACTTTTACCTCCATGGAATATGCCCACAAAGTATTTGACAAAGTTTCCCAACCTGATATTGTCCTTTTCAACACCATGGCTCGTGGCTATTCCCGTTCAAATACCCCAACCCAAGCCATCCCCCTCGTTTCTCAGcttctttcctttggtttCCTGCCTGATGACTACACTTTCCCATCTGTTCTTAAAGCTTGTTCGAGTTCTAAAGCCTTGGAAGAAGGTAAACAAATTCATTGCCTTGTGATTAAGCTTGGGCTTAATCATAACATTTACATATGTCCAAGCCTTATTAGTATGTATACTGAGTGTAATGATTTGGATTCGGCTCGGAGAGTCTTTGATAAGATGTTGGATCCTTGTGTTATTTCTTACAATGCTATTATTACTGGTTATGCTAAATGTAGCAGACCAAATGAGGCCTTGTCGTTGTTTCGTGAATTGCAAGTTAAGAGTTTGAAGCCTACTGATGTTACCATGTTAAGTGTTCTGTCTTGCTGTGCTTTATTAGGAGCGTTGGATTTGGGGAAGTGGATACATGAATATGTTAATAAACACGGGTttgataaatatattaaagtaAGCACCGCGATTATTGATATGTATGCAAAGTGTGGCAGCTTGGAGGACGCAGTTTGTGTGTTTGAGAACATTACTTTAAGAGATACACCAGCTTGGTCAGCGATGATCGTGGCATTTGCAACTCATGGGAAGGGTTATAAAGCCATAGAAACGTTTGAAGAGATGAGAAAGGCAGGGGTGCAACCTGATGAGATCACATTTTTGGGCCTCTTATATGCTTGTAGTCATAATGGACTAGTGGAGGAAGGTTGGGGGTGTTTTTCTAGTATAACCAATAAGTATGGCATTGTTCCTGGTATTAAGCATTATGGGTGTATGGTGGATTTACTTGGTCGAACAGGACGCATAGATGAGGCTTATAAGTTCATTGATGAATTGCCTATCAAGCCTACACCAATACTATGGCGAACATTGTTAGCTGCTTGTAGTAGTCATGGTGATGTGGAATTAGGAAAGAGGGTGATTGAACGAATTTTTGAATTAGATGACTCTCATGGTGGAGATTATGTAATCTTGTCCAACTTGTGTGCAAGAGCTGGGAGATGGGAAGATGTGGATTTCCTTAGGAAATTGATGAAAGATAGAGGGGTGGTAAAGGTTCCTGGTTGTAGCTCTATAGAGGTGGACAATGTGGTGCATGAATTCTTCTCTGGGGATGGGGTGAATACTGTTTCAACATCTCTGCATAAGGCGCTCGATGAGTTAATGAAGGAATTGAAGATGGTTGGCTATGTACCTGATACTTCTCTAGTTTTTCATCcagaaatgggagaagaagagaaagaaatttcaCTTAGATATCATAGTGAAAAACTGGCCATTGCGTATGGGCTGTTAAACACTCCCCCTGGATCAACAATTCGTGTGGTGAAGAACCTCCGGGTCTGTGGGGATTGCCATGCTGCTGCTAAACTCATATCGCAAATATTCGATAGGCAGATAATTCTCAGAGATGTCCAACGATTCCATCACTTCAGAGATGGAAAGTGCTCTTGTGGCGATTTCTGGTAA
- the LOC18610393 gene encoding uncharacterized protein LOC18610393 has translation MTIKERRYFENVSQKKKIVVFESQKEKLIEAAPEELLVQGGRRKKQWNGTTHQWDAALRANGSQTAELWPQGCEVGRQVEDERVCRSEERLLVEGGNNRLLILANSAELMSESEDSLRRVHVNRQGYEDENWDKVDEVPLIAHERNKKGGSHCEGKVPRLSQIQRQACLKSQSLQQSIQEDTCGCMQRSKTRLTQIRRLARSGNHVLGKEDSAGCSHGKLPGGITRLSQIRRQARSTNNCSLQERTEEHMHGHLDCQYHEDLQKVDAAAEQCAKLDSCQVIGTSSSSCSVNAENVDKMIFEKGTLRLSQLRRKARLGNADLVAKRNTG, from the exons ATGACCATCAAAGAGAGGCgatattttgaaaatgtttcacaaaagaagaagatcGTGGTGTTCGAATCtcagaaagaaaagttgaTTGAGGCTGCCCCAGAAGAGCTGCTTGTGCAGGGAGGTCGGAGGAAGAAACAATGGAATGGAACTACACATCAATGGGATGCTGCACTTCGTGCAAATGGCAGCCAAACTGCTGAGCTTTGGCCTCAAGGGTGTGAGGTAGGGAGACAAGTTGAAGATGAAAGAGTTTGTCGTAGTGAAGAAAGGTTATTGGTTGAGGGAGGCAATAATCGTCTGTTGATCCTTGCGAACTCTGCTGAATTAATGTCAGAATCTGAGGATAGTTTACGTAGAGTACATGTAAATCGTCAAGGTTATGAAG ATGAAAATTGGGATAAAGTTGATGAAGTACCCTTAATTGCTCATGAGAGAAACAAGAAGGGAGGATCTCATTGTGAAGGAAAAGTGCCCCGCTTAAGTCAAATTCAGCGTCAAGCTTGCCTTAAAAGCCAATCATTGCAACAGAGCATCCAAGAGGACACTTGTGGGTGCATGCAAAGAAGTAAAACTCGCCTGACTCAAATTCGCCGTCTAGCTCGCTCAGGAAATCATGTTCTAGGGAAAGAGGATAGTGCAGGATGTTCACATGGCAAGTTGCCAGGAGGGATAACTCGCCTGAGTCAGATTCGGCGTCAAGCTCGGTCTACAAACAATTGCTCACTGCAAGAACGAACTGAGGAGCATATGCACGGGCATTTAGATTGCCAATATCATGAAG ATCTCCAGAAGGTAGATGCAGCTGCAGAACAATGTGCAAAGCTAGACAGCTGCCAAGTGATTGGAACTTCTTCCTCCTCTTGTTCTG TAAATGCAGAAAATGTGGACAAGATGATATTTGAGAAAGGAACACTACGCTTAAGCCAATTAAGACGCAAAGCTCGTTTGGGAAATGCTGATTTGGTTGCAAAGAGAAATACTGGATAG